A window of the Besnoitia besnoiti strain Bb-Ger1 chromosome VI, whole genome shotgun sequence genome harbors these coding sequences:
- a CDS encoding putative kinesin (encoded by transcript BESB_067430): MGRADALHSRKSPANKAAWTDTSSQSAIANTLPVDSAIHKEGTDKAARDERLERKQNVESTRLPQHLGPHDQESEAHGQVAPLWKKSQGRRAQPEQREKTPGAGSSPKQSWRIPATAQGTRRAVAVNSEKGGAEKEYTSHVQVGYCHTQGPEDSQNFLDRIGSRGKPATRSHGGATQDAAVLGYSDSPVCGSTNEEVFTGCTLQGFQAKAGDMDLVSPPESPENGKDAPLTKGCTDATQESVFCSSCLPLVDKLLAGYSASVIAYGQTGAGKSYTMVGDRCMEDFHRGLKDAATRGMIPRIIESLLRRTETLSRQNSGTVFSIRGSLIEIYNESVRDLLTPGRNSLQIRESSHPGTVITDAVEVPLSSVADVLDVIQTGFANRALGTTLSNEKSSRSHAIFQITLRQDSIAECTTKSSQLLLVDLAGSERVSKANTTGERLREAQNINRSLLALGNVINALPPTAGSPKHVPYRESKLTRLLQQSLGGNSFTVILLCCSPHSFNIRETLSTLRFGSRAAHVQNKPQSMEALSPGLLQRRLVESQTELRFSQARLRAYVTQNARQLEAIKMLQRHIPEDTRLSPDDTALLQTALDGCSIVNGLLKSPPPATCPTKTVAPSQYTRMTPPLHPRKLPPATRVPPVTSIRDLSSSLAGQNRPQAKVYSAYIDSLPQGRAFGPQTPQSTAAPAPAAAFVQPVSRVPSLASSNGGHLPKVSEGLPPHSAQLHEEELPQDASLDTVPQFPPQQRQADLCAVADVPNLESQTATQEPACRPVEPGNEDKESCPTSAKPLQEKQPSRLSRFFSLSKGRSLKSKEDRRNVQSNQA, translated from the exons ATGGGAAGGGCGGATGCACTGCATTCAAGGAAATCGCCCGCCAATAAAGCAGCTTGGACTGACACTTCTTCTCAATCGGCCATCGCGAATACTCTTCCGGTGGATTCGGCGATACATAAAGAGGGTACAGATAAAGCCGCGCGAGATGAAAGGCTTGAGCGGAAACAAAATGTTGAGAGCACTCGCCTGCCACAGCACCTTGGACCGCACGATCAAGAGAGCGAGGCTCATGGGCAAGTCGCACCACTGTGGAAGAAAAGCCAGGGCCGACGAGCGCAACCGGAGCAACGCGAGAAGACACCTGGGGCGGGTTCGAGCCCCAAGCAGTCATGGCGTATCCCTGCGACTGCACAAGGGACTCGGCGTGCAGTGGCAGTGAACTCAGAAAAGGGAGGTGCTGAAAAAGAATACACGTCCCACGTTCAAGTGGGATACTGTCACACACAAGGGCCCGAGGACTCACAGAATTTTCTCGACCGAATCGGCAGCCGAGGAAAGCCAGCCACGAGGTCACATGGAGGGGCTACTCAAGATGCTGCGGTATTGGGATATAGTGATTCGCCTGTGTGTGGCTCCACAAATGAAGAAGTCTTCACTGGATGCACACTACAGGGTTTCCAAGCAAAGGCGGGTGACATGGATCTGGTCAGCCCTCCTGAAAGCCCAGAAAACG GAAAGGACGCCCCCTTGACCAAGGGGTGCACA GATGCAACTCAGGAGAGCGTCTTTTGCTCTTCATGTTTGCCTCTCGTGGACAAGCTGCTGGCTGGGTATTCTGCGTCAGTCATTGCTTACGGACAAACCGGGGCGGGGAAAAGCTACACCATGGTTGGTGACCGCTGCATGGAAGACTTTCATAGAGGACTGAAAGACGCAGCAACTCGCGGCATGATTCCCCGTATCATTGAGTCCCTGCTGAGGCGAACGGAGACCCTATCGCGACAGAACAGTGGAACCGTGTTCTCCATCCGAGGATCGCTGATTGAAATTTACAATGAGTCTGTCCGGGATCTTCTTACGCCTGGAAGGAATAGCCTTCAAATCCGAGAATCAAGTCACCCAGGCACAGTGATAACTGACGCAGTAGAAGTGCCGCTCTCAAGCGTTGCAGATGTGTTAGATGTAATCCAGACCGGCTTCGCGAACCGAGCGCTTGGTACAACACTGTCCAATGAGAAAAGCTCACGAAGCCATGCAATCTTTCAGATTACCCTACGGCAAGACAGTATCGCGGAATGCACTACGAAGTCTTCTCAACTGCTGCTCGTCGATCTCGCCGGTAGTGAAAGAGTCTCTAAAGCAAATACGACTGGGGAGCGGTTGCGAGAAGCCCAAAATATCAATCGCTCGTTGCTGGCCCTAGGAAATGTGATAAATGCCTTACCCCCTACAGCGGGGTCACCGAAACATGTGCCGTACAGAGAGTCGAAGCTGACTCGCTTGCTACAACAATCCCTTGGAGGCAATTCCTTTACTGTCATCCTCCTGTGCTGCTCTCCGCACTCGTTTAACATCCGAGAGACCCTGAGCACGCTTCGGTTCGGCTCTCGGGCAGCTCATGTCCAGAACAAACCGCAGTCGATGGAGGCGTTGAGCCCTGGGTTACTCCAGAGGCGCCTAGTGGAGTCACAAACCGAATTACGCTTCAGTCAAGCTCGCCTGCGAGCCTACGTGACTCAAAACGCCCGCCAACTTGAAGCCATAAAGATGCTACAGAGACATATACCGGAGGATACTCGCCTGTCACCTGATGATACGGCTCTCCTCCAAACAGCCCTCGACGGATGCAGTATCGTTAATGGTCTGTTGAAATCCCCGCCACCTGCGACGTGCCCTACAAAAACGGTTGCACCATCGCAGTACACACGGATGACGCCGCCCCTGCACCCTCGCAAACTCCCGCCAGCCACCCGTGTGCCTCCTGTTACTTCCATTAGAGACCTCTCATCATCTCTTGCCGGCCAAAACAGGCCCCAGGCAAAAGTGTACTCTGCTTACATTGATTCACTACCACAAGGACGTGCTTTTGGGCCTCAAACTCCACAGTccacagcggcgcctgccccgGCCGCTGCATTTGTCCAGCCCGTATCGAGAGTCCCGAGTCTGGCTTCGTCGAACGGCGGTCACCTACCGAAAGTGTCTGAGGGGCTGCCTCCGCACTCGGCACAGCTGCATGAGGAAGAGTTGCCTCAGGATGCATCTTTAGATACTGTACCGCAGTTCCCCCCTCAGCAGAGACAAGCAGACCTGTGCGCCGTTGCGGATGTTCCGAACTTAGAGTCGCAAACAGCAACGCAAGAACCGGCGTGCCGACCAG TTGAGCCAGGGAACGAAGACAAGGAGAGCTGTCCTACATCAGCAAAGCCTCTCCAAGAAAAACAGCCCTCACGGCTCTCTCGATTCTTTTCCCTCTCCAAAGGACGTTCGTTAAAATCCAAAGAAGACAGAAGAAACGTGCAGAGTAACCAGGCATAG
- a CDS encoding GTPase (encoded by transcript BESB_067440), whose protein sequence is MGQLLHLSYRIIQHDGNLRRLGGHLSPVPLEDGSRQTRASLHRICRGCMNAPGVPSANSFSRRAEAYVSSHGAVHRPCGEGPGREAEQTVGFTRLTRGGVRGVSRALASLPPCAPPLPWRVDNLRTSSFGPLPRKFSIMSRYKKVRPVAPAGDLAAADNEAAPSRSEQSPECSGESSFAQRADRERHRLNPVYGPGSITRGAVPLEAQFSSWEPPEQPDGGRARSLRVALIGPPNAGKSSLLNAILGQKLSAVSPKVNTTRGEIRGIVTRGDAQLVFLDAPGIVESHRNKMFCRELVSAAWRGYEDADIALLVIDTVKRPTQDVFNVVSTIAPIPSLVERAFGDSYSHDREASVATSPSAGGRAETRAAEGLLQHRTEGEGTDNASTDAKGIPVLLCLNKVDLASHPKWVYARAKEFQSHGRFDKIFHLSAKNSRGLQPLLDYLFSRARPGVWVYPPEMKTTLPRVQQVAELIKTYIFCWFNKDVPYRIQQQTIGWTHRLDGTLIIEQELLVKDEKVAKMVCGVRNRLLFQLRRNVSHNLEQNWGHKVLLYINVKALRQRAPSN, encoded by the exons ATGGGCCAACTCTTACATTTATCTTACAGAATTATACAGCATGATGGCAATCTACGCAGACTCGGAGGACACCTTAGTCCCGTGCCTCTGGAGGATGGATCACGCCAAACAAGAGCTTCACTCCACCGCATCTGTCGAGGATGCATGAACGCCCCGGGCGTGCCTTCCGCCAATTCCTTCAGCCGACGTGCTGAGGCTTACGTCTCAAGCCATGGGGCCGTGCATCGCCCTTGCGGAGAAGGGCCCGGACGAGAAGCCGAGCAGACCGTTGGTTTTACTCGTCTTACGCGAGGCGGTGTGCGTGGAGTTTCGAGGGCACTCGCCTCACTGCCGCCCTGCGCACCGCCGCTGCCCTGGAGGGTGGATAATCTACGGACATCCTCGTTCGGGCCACTCCCACGAAAATTTTCAATCATGAGTAGATACAAAAAG GTTCGGCCAGTTGCGCCTGCGGGGGATCTTGCGGCTGCTGACAATGAGGCAGCACCAAGTCGGTCCGAGCAATCACCAGAATGCTCCGGTGAGAGCAGTTT CGCCCAACGCGCTGACCGCGAACGCCATCGCTTGAATCCCGTCTACGGTCCTGGTAGTATAACCAGGGGAGCAGTGCCGCTTGAG GCGCAGTTCAGCAGCTGGGAGCCTCCCGAGCAGCCCGACGGCGGTCGTGCGAGGTCGCTCCGCGTTGCTCTCATCGGCCCTCCAAACGCAG GAAAAAGCTCCCTACTGAACGCCATATTAGGCCAGAAGTTGAGCGCGGTATCGCCGAAGGTGAACACCACTAG GGGCGAGATCCGAGGTATCGTAACGCGGGGCGATGCGCAGCTGGTCTTCCTCGATGCTCCAG GCATCGTCGAATCTCACCGCAACAAGATGTTTTGCCGCGAGCTCGTCAGCGCTGCGTGGAGAGGCTAC GAGGATGCAGATATAGCACTGCTGGTCATTGATACGGTTAAAAGGCCTACTCAAGATGTGTTCAATGTCGTCTCAACGATTGCCCCGATACCTTCACTCGTCGAACGGGCGTTTG GAGACTCGTATTCTCACGATCGGGAGGCCAGCGTTGCGACAAGCCCTTCAGCGGGAGGGCGTGCAGAAACGCGGGCTGCAGAAGGCCTTTTGCAGCACCGCACTGAAGGTGAAGGGACAGACAATGCATCCACGGATGCTAAGGGGATACCAGTACTTCTGTGTCTAAACAAG GTGGATTTAGCGTCTCACCCAAAGTGGGTGTACGCGCGAGCAAAGGAGTTCCA GTCCCATGGGCGTTTCGACAAGATTTTCCATCTGTCAGCGAAAAACTCCCGCGGCCTTCAGCCGTTATTGGACTACCTGTTTTCCCGAGCCAGGCCAGGCGTATGGGTTTATCCGCCAGAAATG AAAACAACGCTGCCGAGAGTACAACAGGTAGCAGAGCTTATCAA GACGTATATCTTCTGCTGGTTCAATAAAGACGTCCCGTACCGAATCCAGCAGCAGACAATTGGGTGGACACATCGTTTGGATGGAACCCTGATTATCGAACAA GAACTTCTTGTCAAGGATGAGAAAGTGGCGAAGATGGTGTGCGGCGTTCGCAACCGATTGTTGTTCCAGCTGCGGCGAAATGTTTCTCACAACCTAGAGCAGAACTGGGGGCACAAGGTACTTCTGTATATCAACGTTAAAGCCTTGAGGCAACGAGCGCCCTCGAATTAG
- a CDS encoding redoxin domain-containing protein (encoded by transcript BESB_067450), translating to MRALTTISMARMLHSRLAMVAPLVTIALAALGASPMNSFSLPPGANAVGSGVTLASASSASSTCSSSAPSASVVFSSALRAASSFGAGSLAFAKTRPLSQGDPAPACVWRIRVAAADGGKTWGELDSKAAFTGKRVVVFSLPGAFTPTCSSRHLPDFERLYDSIRALGIDEVYCLSVNDAFVMDAWASSLSVRNVKMIPDGNACFTSKMGMLVDKSNLGFGPRSWRYAMVVQDGTIEKLMVEPSMTDNADDDPFVASSAQSVLDYLRETPRGTGV from the coding sequence ATGAGAGCGCTGACGACAATAAGTATGGCGAGGATGCTGCACAGTCGTTTAGCAATGGTGGCTCCCCTGGTCACAATTGCCCTTGCCGCGCTGGGAGCCTCGCCGATGAACTCCTTCTCGCTTCCCCCTGGCGCGAACGCAGTGGGATCCGGCGTCACACTTGCTTCAGCATCGTCTGCCAGCAGCACGTgttcgtcgtccgcgccaTCTGCTTCAGtggttttctcttctgctcTGAGAGCGGCGTCTTCCTTTGGAGCTGGATCCCTGGCGTTCGCCAAGACGAGGCCACTCAGCCAAGGAGACCCGGCACCAGCATGCGTATGGAGGAtccgcgtcgcggcagcgGACGGAGGAAAGACGTGGGGAGAGCTCGACTCCAAAGCTGCGTTCACGGGCAAAAGAGTTGTTGTCTTCAGTCTTCCAGGCGCATTCACGCCGACGTGCTCGTCGAGGCATTTACCGGACTTTGAAAGGCTGTACGACTCCATTCGCGCTCTCGGCATCGACGAGGTTTATTGCTTGTCTGTCAATGACGCTTTCGTAATGGATGCCTGGGCCAGCAGCCTGAGTGTTAGAAATGTGAAGATGATCCCGGATGGCAATGCATGCTTCACGTCGAAAATGGGCATGCTGGTAGATAAAAGTAATCTTGGGTTCGGGCCACGGTCCTGGAGATATGCAATGGTGGTGCAGGATGGCACTATAGAGAAGCTGATGGTGGAGCCCAGTATGACTGAtaacgccgacgacgacccGTTTGTTGCCTCTAGTGCCCAGAGTGTGCTAGATTACTTGCGTGAAACCCCTCGCGGCACTGGAGTGTGA